From the Pseudomonas monsensis genome, the window TCGCCGTCCTTGCCCAACAGGAACACCTTCGGATAAGCCCCGGCGCCCAGCTTCAGCGAGCGCAACAAGGCCATGGTGTCCTGCTGGCCGAGGTCCTTGCCGTCGAGTTGACCGGCCATATTGAGGATGGTGTAGACCTTGATATTGCGGTCGGCGATGCCCTTCTTGTTCGCGGGATCTTCCAGCGATTTTTTCAGGCCTACCCATACCGGATCGACGGTACTGGAGGCAATCACGATCAATGGTCGGGATCTGCCCATATCCCCGGCGATGGGCGAATCGTTATCTGCGGCGAACAAGGGGCCGGCAATCGCCAGCAAGAGTGTCAGGGTCAGTGACCTGATGAGCATGCGCATCTCCTTTTGATATCCACGCTCTAATGATTGCGCATCGTGGCGATTGTTCCGGGCACGCCCGGCAAATATGTTTCGCCTTGTCAGAAGCTTAGGACAGCCACGACATTGCGCAACCAGCTGCACGCAATCGTGACGTGGATTTGATTACCTTTGATGACCGCATTAGGGTGGCTGTTCACCGACGAAAAGGAGTTCTGCGTATGTACATCGACTACCTGTGCGATCACCCGCATCTGATTGAAGAACTGGCCGAACTCAATTTCAAGGAATGGGGCGAGTTCCGCCCCGGCGATACCCTTGAGGCCCGCACCGAACGGATGCGCGCAGCCTGCGGCAAGGGCGCGATTCCCAGCGTGGTGGTGGCCATCGAGGATGGCAGATTGCTCGGTGGTGCGCTGCTGATCGACAGCGACATGAAGATCCGCCCGCAACTGACGCCGTGGCTGGCAGGGGTTTATGTGAAGGCTGAGGATCGGGGACGCGGGGTCGCATCGCAATTGGTCAGCAGGATCGTCGATGAAGCGGCGGCGCTCGGCGTGTCGCAGTTGTATCTGTACACCGACGCGGCGCAATCGCTGTATGCGCAGCTGGGTTGGGAGGTGATAGAGGAACTGGTGTACGACGACCTGCCGGTGACGGTCATGAAGTATGTGATCAAACACTAACCTTGTGGTGAGGGAGCAAGGTTAGTGCAGCATCAGGCGAGGATTGAATCGAGCGCCGAGAGTAATTGCGAAGGGGCGACGGGTTGTCCGCCGAGCTTGAGTTCACCACTGTCGAGTTCAACGCTCAGCATCACCGACGCCCGATCGCCCGGGTACTTGCGCAGCACCAGCCCGATGCTATCGGCAGCCTCATCGACGGTACCGAGCAAATCCCACAGGCTCTCACTCAGATCCAGCAGCACTCGCTGACGCTGCACATCGACTACCCGCGGCGCATACAGCCAATGGCTCATGCGCATCTCACGCGGTTCAACGGTGATGGCGAGACGACCTTCGCAATAGACGGTGGTTTCAGGCATGGCCGGTTCAGAACGCCAGCTTGTAGCCGATCAACAACAGCATGGTCGCCAGGCACGGGCGCAGCACTTCATCGGAAATGCGCCCGGTCAGGTGGCTGCCGAGCCAGATGCCCGGCAGCGAGCCCATCAGCAGGAAGCCCAGCACGCCCCAATCCATGTTGCCCATGCTCGCGTGGCCAAGGCCGGCGACCAGGGTCAGCGGTACGGCGTGGGCGATTTCGGTGCCGACCAGACGTCGGGTCGGCAGCAGCGGATAGAGAATGAACAACGCGACCGTGCCGAGGGCTCCAGCGCCGATCGAGGTCAGGGCGACCATGGTGCCGAGGATCAGACCGGTGATCACCGTCATCACGTTCAGGCGCACACCGTTCGGATTGTAGTTGCCGCCCGCGCGTTTGTGGGCGAATGCCAGCAAGCGTTTCTTGAACAGAATCGCCAATGCCGTGGCGAACAGCACGTAGCCCAGGGCTTGCTTGATGATCGCGTTCATCGCCTCAGGGGCGGTGTGCAGGGTGCTGAGAAACCACAAGGTCATGGCCACCGCCGGCACGCTGCCGAGGGTCAGCCAGCCGGTGATGGCCCAGTCGATGTTTTTGTTCTTGCGGTGAACGAGGACGCCGCTGGATTTGGTAATGGCCGCGTACAACAGGTCAGTGCCCACCGCCGTTGCCGGGTTGATGCCGAACCACAGCAGGATCGGCGTCATCAACGAACCACCGCCGACACCGGTCATGCCGACAATAAAACCCACCACCAGCCCGGCAATCACCAGGCCGAAATTTGCCAATTCCATTAAGACGTCCAGAAAAACGACAGGAAAAATCTGGCCCGCAGCATAGCGATTTTTCTTATAACCACATATATCAATGCGGTCTATGGTTATGCCATATCGACCTCGACGCAGGAACCTGTGGCAGCGGGCTTGCTCGCGATGAGGTCGTATCAGTTAGCTGTTCCGTTGCCTGACACGCCACAATCGCTG encodes:
- a CDS encoding sulfite exporter TauE/SafE family protein; protein product: MELANFGLVIAGLVVGFIVGMTGVGGGSLMTPILLWFGINPATAVGTDLLYAAITKSSGVLVHRKNKNIDWAITGWLTLGSVPAVAMTLWFLSTLHTAPEAMNAIIKQALGYVLFATALAILFKKRLLAFAHKRAGGNYNPNGVRLNVMTVITGLILGTMVALTSIGAGALGTVALFILYPLLPTRRLVGTEIAHAVPLTLVAGLGHASMGNMDWGVLGFLLMGSLPGIWLGSHLTGRISDEVLRPCLATMLLLIGYKLAF
- a CDS encoding DUF4174 domain-containing protein, with the translated sequence MLIRSLTLTLLLAIAGPLFAADNDSPIAGDMGRSRPLIVIASSTVDPVWVGLKKSLEDPANKKGIADRNIKVYTILNMAGQLDGKDLGQQDTMALLRSLKLGAGAYPKVFLLGKDGETKLSASGDEAKSVDLKKIFDTVDALPATEKDIAPPSVATPPATTEPATTKGAKNAKPTKPAKPPEMPDD
- a CDS encoding GNAT family N-acetyltransferase, with amino-acid sequence MYIDYLCDHPHLIEELAELNFKEWGEFRPGDTLEARTERMRAACGKGAIPSVVVAIEDGRLLGGALLIDSDMKIRPQLTPWLAGVYVKAEDRGRGVASQLVSRIVDEAAALGVSQLYLYTDAAQSLYAQLGWEVIEELVYDDLPVTVMKYVIKH